The following proteins are co-located in the Nocardioides piscis genome:
- a CDS encoding PspA/IM30 family protein, whose protein sequence is MSVMKRLSLIFHSKANKALDRAEDPRETLDYSYQRQLELLSKVRRGVADVATSRKRVELQVKQLEQQAAKLQGQAEKAIAADREDLAREALTRKSGITQQIQDLQGQHANLQAEEEKLVLSQQRLQTKVEAFRTRKETIKANYTAAEAQTRIGEAMSGIGEEMGDVGLAIQRAEDKTAQMQARAGAIDELIASGALDDASSINAGDDIARELDALSSTSDVESELARLKGASKPHELEQGDDILAPEQQSAQRETDNGGRA, encoded by the coding sequence ATGAGTGTGATGAAGCGCCTGAGCCTGATCTTCCATTCGAAGGCCAACAAGGCTCTCGACCGCGCCGAGGACCCACGCGAGACCCTCGACTACAGCTATCAGCGTCAGCTCGAGCTGTTGAGCAAGGTACGCCGAGGCGTCGCCGACGTCGCCACCAGCCGCAAGCGCGTGGAGCTGCAGGTCAAGCAGCTCGAGCAGCAGGCGGCCAAGCTGCAGGGACAGGCCGAGAAGGCGATTGCCGCCGACCGCGAGGACCTCGCTCGCGAGGCCCTGACGCGCAAGTCCGGCATCACCCAGCAGATCCAGGACCTCCAGGGCCAGCACGCCAACCTGCAGGCCGAGGAGGAGAAGCTCGTCCTCTCCCAGCAGCGGCTCCAGACCAAGGTCGAGGCGTTCCGCACCCGCAAGGAGACGATCAAGGCCAACTACACCGCGGCCGAGGCGCAGACCCGCATCGGCGAGGCGATGTCCGGCATCGGCGAGGAGATGGGCGACGTCGGTCTGGCCATCCAGCGCGCCGAGGACAAGACGGCCCAGATGCAGGCACGCGCAGGAGCCATCGACGAGCTGATCGCCTCGGGCGCGCTCGACGACGCCTCCTCGATCAACGCCGGTGACGACATCGCCCGAGAGCTCGACGCCCTCAGCTCCACCTCCGACGTCGAGAGCGAGCTCGCGCGGCTCAAGGGCGCCAGCAAGCCGCACGAGCTCGAGCAGGGTGACGACATCCTCGCCCCCGAGCAGCAGTCCGCGCAGCGCGAGACCGACAACGGGGGCCGGGCATGA
- a CDS encoding DUF3043 domain-containing protein, giving the protein MFARFKSPSAPPAPVVDKPGGKGRPTPTRKEAQAAARARAKAPRSRREQLAAQRAGKSESSKTVRAGMKAGDERYLLPRDKGPVRRFIRDFVDSRFSFVELMVPLLIVTLLLGYSGSPYLVGIGNSVLLGTVLLVAFDLFLMRFRLRRELARRFPDEPTKGTTYYAIMRALQMKFMRLPKAQVKIGQTLPEHYR; this is encoded by the coding sequence GTGTTCGCTCGGTTCAAGTCCCCCAGTGCCCCGCCCGCCCCCGTCGTGGACAAGCCGGGAGGCAAGGGCCGGCCGACGCCGACCCGCAAGGAGGCCCAGGCCGCGGCCCGGGCACGGGCAAAGGCGCCGCGGAGCCGGCGCGAGCAGCTCGCAGCTCAGCGCGCCGGGAAGTCCGAGTCGAGCAAGACCGTGCGTGCAGGGATGAAGGCCGGCGACGAGCGCTACCTCCTCCCCCGCGACAAGGGGCCGGTCCGCCGCTTCATCCGGGACTTCGTCGACTCGCGCTTCTCCTTCGTCGAGCTGATGGTCCCGCTGCTGATCGTGACCCTGCTCCTGGGCTACTCCGGCAGCCCCTACCTCGTCGGCATCGGCAACAGCGTCCTGCTCGGCACGGTCCTCCTGGTTGCGTTCGACCTGTTCCTGATGCGGTTCCGACTGCGGCGGGAGCTGGCCCGCCGCTTCCCCGACGAGCCGACCAAGGGCACGACCTACTACGCCATCATGCGGGCGCTGCAGATGAAGTTCATGCGCCTGCCCAAGGCACAGGTCAAGATCGGGCAGACCCTCCCAGAGCACTACCGCTGA
- a CDS encoding GNAT family N-acetyltransferase — protein sequence MTTPPTADVSVRVAWADDAEAIAAVQVRAWQVLYADVLPADTLPSDPEPVAAAWRASLVKPEDARSRVLVALERNRVTGFVLTGAAADPDADPVVDGELSELTLDPVERRKGHGSRLLQAAVDTLVADRFRRAVTWVVASDDDQRRFLTEAGWAPDGAHRELDLDGTGATRVKQIRLHTAIGA from the coding sequence ATGACGACTCCCCCGACTGCCGACGTCTCGGTCCGCGTGGCCTGGGCCGACGACGCCGAGGCGATCGCGGCCGTCCAGGTGCGGGCGTGGCAGGTCCTGTATGCCGACGTCCTCCCCGCTGACACGCTGCCGAGCGACCCCGAGCCGGTCGCGGCGGCCTGGCGAGCGTCTTTGGTCAAGCCGGAGGACGCCCGTAGCCGGGTGCTGGTGGCCCTCGAGCGCAACCGGGTCACCGGGTTCGTGCTCACCGGTGCCGCAGCGGACCCCGACGCCGACCCTGTCGTCGACGGGGAGCTCAGCGAGCTCACTCTCGACCCGGTCGAGCGTCGCAAGGGCCACGGCTCACGGCTGCTCCAGGCGGCCGTCGACACCCTGGTCGCAGACCGGTTTCGCCGAGCGGTGACCTGGGTCGTGGCCAGCGACGACGACCAGCGTCGTTTCCTCACCGAGGCCGGCTGGGCACCCGACGGCGCACATCGCGAGCTCGACCTCGACGGCACCGGGGCGACGCGCGTCAAGCAGATCAGGCTGCACACCGCGATCGGAGCATGA
- a CDS encoding AzlC family ABC transporter permease, with protein MSGAGLPSAIRAGIVRDGIAVGVATGAYGISFGAVAVGGGLSVLQACALSLLVFTGASQFALVGVVAAGGAPLSGAMAAVLLGTRNALYGLRLAPLLQWQGLRRAAAAQILIDESTAMALNRGSVPAARLGFLTTGLAVFVLWNAATLAGALAGTAMGDPRAYGLDAAVGAAFLALLWPRLVERRAQVVAVLAAAVALGLVPVTAAGVPVLAAAGVALLAGVLAKPGGGR; from the coding sequence ATGAGCGGCGCAGGGCTGCCCAGCGCCATACGCGCGGGCATCGTCCGCGACGGCATCGCCGTCGGAGTGGCCACCGGGGCCTATGGCATCTCGTTCGGCGCAGTTGCGGTCGGCGGAGGGTTGAGCGTGTTGCAGGCCTGCGCACTGTCGCTGCTGGTGTTCACCGGCGCCTCGCAGTTCGCGCTCGTGGGCGTCGTGGCGGCCGGCGGCGCCCCGCTCAGCGGGGCGATGGCTGCAGTCCTCCTGGGCACCCGCAACGCGCTCTACGGCCTGCGTCTCGCGCCGCTGCTGCAGTGGCAGGGCCTGCGACGGGCGGCGGCGGCCCAGATCCTGATCGACGAGTCGACCGCGATGGCCCTCAACCGCGGCAGCGTCCCGGCAGCCCGGCTCGGCTTCCTCACCACCGGGTTGGCCGTCTTCGTCCTGTGGAACGCCGCGACCCTCGCTGGCGCCCTGGCTGGTACGGCGATGGGCGACCCCCGCGCCTACGGCCTGGACGCGGCCGTTGGGGCTGCGTTCCTGGCGCTGCTGTGGCCACGCCTCGTCGAGCGTCGTGCACAGGTCGTGGCTGTCCTGGCCGCCGCCGTGGCGCTGGGCCTGGTGCCCGTCACCGCCGCCGGTGTGCCCGTGCTGGCCGCGGCCGGCGTGGCACTGCTCGCAGGGGTGCTGGCGAAGCCGGGCGGTGGCCGCTGA
- a CDS encoding AzlD domain-containing protein yields the protein MWLAIGVAAVGCYALKLAGLSLPERVLAHPVVARIADVIPVALLAALIAVQTWSSGASLTVDARTAGLTFALAALLLRAPFLVVVIGAAAVAAFVRML from the coding sequence ATGTGGCTGGCGATCGGGGTGGCGGCGGTGGGCTGCTACGCCCTCAAGCTCGCGGGCCTGTCGCTGCCGGAACGGGTGCTTGCGCACCCGGTGGTCGCACGGATCGCTGACGTCATCCCGGTCGCGTTGCTGGCGGCGCTCATCGCCGTCCAGACCTGGTCCTCGGGCGCCTCGTTGACGGTCGACGCCCGCACGGCCGGCCTGACCTTCGCGTTGGCGGCACTGCTGCTGCGTGCGCCGTTCCTCGTGGTCGTGATCGGCGCGGCGGCGGTGGCCGCGTTCGTCCGGATGCTCTGA
- a CDS encoding class I SAM-dependent methyltransferase — protein MPVQTIPPRIRWAVELMDIQPNDQVLEIGCGPGAGAELICAKLETGKLFAIDRSESGVDRTKRRNQAYVDAGRLVVRQIDLATLRVPVKRLTKVFAFNVNLFWVRPCDDEVALLHERVVPGGAVYLFYDASRPDLVPNIVKKTSDALVKSGFRVSVVEQKAPAVIGIIGRR, from the coding sequence ATGCCAGTGCAGACGATCCCGCCGCGCATCCGTTGGGCGGTCGAGCTCATGGACATCCAGCCCAACGACCAGGTGCTGGAGATCGGGTGTGGCCCCGGCGCCGGGGCCGAGCTGATCTGCGCCAAGCTCGAGACCGGCAAGCTGTTCGCCATCGACCGCTCCGAGTCGGGCGTGGACCGCACCAAGCGTCGCAACCAGGCCTATGTCGACGCGGGCCGCCTCGTGGTCCGCCAGATCGACCTGGCGACCCTCCGGGTGCCGGTCAAGCGCCTGACCAAGGTCTTCGCCTTCAACGTCAACCTGTTCTGGGTGCGGCCCTGCGACGACGAGGTGGCCCTGCTCCACGAGCGAGTCGTCCCCGGTGGAGCGGTCTACCTCTTCTACGACGCCAGCCGGCCCGACCTTGTCCCCAACATCGTCAAGAAGACCTCGGACGCGCTCGTGAAGTCGGGGTTCCGCGTCTCGGTGGTGGAGCAGAAGGCTCCGGCCGTGATCGGGATCATCGGGCGCCGCTGA
- a CDS encoding M16 family metallopeptidase, giving the protein MTSSSIRPTGQQSLSAGRSALSQHVGSGQKVGSTKTLQTVKDADGQVTSRVRRTVLPGGLRVVTEQMTGARSASIGVWVNVGSRDETPALHGCSHFLEHLLFKGTKERTALDISVALDAVGGEFNAFTAKEYTCFHARVLDDDLPLAVDVIGDMITSSTIAAADVEAERDVILDEIAMHDDDPDDVVHNLFASQAFGDTPLGRPIAGTHDSITAMSRDQIARFYRRHYRAENMVVAVAGSLDHTAVVRDVRRAFGRQGFLDRAVTPVQTRNTTKARSVSTGESRTSRPFEQVNLVLGMKGLTRTDERRYALGVLNTALGGGTSSRLFQEVREHRGLAYSVYSFASHHADAGLVGVSVGCLPGKLDDVLTTVRAELAKVAAEGITLDELERGKGQLKGGLVLGLEDSGSRMSRLGKVELVHDELLTIDEVISRIDGVTLEEVRDVAAALFAQPEILAIVGPA; this is encoded by the coding sequence GTGACCTCCAGCAGCATCCGGCCGACCGGCCAGCAGAGCCTCTCTGCTGGCCGGTCGGCCCTTTCCCAGCACGTCGGCTCCGGCCAGAAGGTCGGCTCCACCAAGACCCTGCAGACCGTCAAGGACGCCGATGGTCAGGTGACCTCACGCGTACGCCGAACGGTGCTGCCCGGCGGCCTGCGGGTCGTCACCGAGCAGATGACCGGCGCTCGCTCGGCCAGCATCGGCGTGTGGGTCAACGTCGGCTCCCGCGACGAGACTCCCGCCCTGCACGGCTGCTCGCACTTCCTCGAGCACCTGTTGTTCAAGGGGACCAAGGAGCGCACCGCGCTCGACATCTCGGTCGCCCTGGATGCCGTCGGGGGTGAGTTCAACGCCTTCACGGCCAAGGAATACACCTGCTTCCACGCTCGTGTGCTCGACGACGACCTGCCGCTGGCCGTCGACGTCATCGGCGACATGATCACCAGCTCGACGATCGCAGCCGCCGACGTCGAGGCCGAGCGCGACGTGATCCTCGACGAGATCGCGATGCACGACGACGACCCCGACGACGTCGTGCACAACCTCTTCGCCTCCCAGGCCTTCGGCGACACCCCGCTGGGTCGTCCGATCGCAGGCACCCACGACTCGATCACCGCGATGAGCCGCGACCAGATCGCGCGCTTCTACCGTCGTCACTACCGCGCGGAGAACATGGTGGTCGCGGTCGCGGGCAGCCTCGACCACACAGCGGTCGTGCGCGACGTACGCCGGGCCTTCGGCCGCCAGGGATTCCTCGACCGCGCCGTGACCCCGGTCCAGACCCGCAACACCACCAAGGCCCGGTCGGTGTCCACGGGGGAGTCGCGAACGAGCCGACCGTTCGAGCAGGTCAACCTCGTCCTGGGGATGAAGGGCCTGACCCGCACCGACGAGCGGCGCTATGCCCTCGGCGTCCTCAACACCGCCCTCGGGGGTGGGACGTCGTCGCGGCTCTTCCAGGAGGTGCGCGAACACCGCGGACTGGCCTACTCGGTCTATTCCTTCGCCTCCCACCATGCCGACGCCGGTCTCGTGGGGGTCTCGGTCGGTTGCCTGCCCGGCAAGCTCGACGACGTGCTCACCACCGTCCGCGCCGAGCTGGCCAAGGTGGCCGCCGAAGGGATCACCCTCGACGAGCTCGAGCGGGGCAAGGGCCAGCTCAAGGGCGGTCTCGTCCTCGGTCTCGAGGACTCCGGCTCCCGGATGTCGCGCCTGGGCAAGGTCGAGCTGGTCCACGACGAGCTGCTGACCATCGACGAGGTGATCTCGCGGATCGACGGCGTCACCCTCGAGGAGGTCCGCGACGTCGCGGCTGCGCTCTTCGCCCAGCCGGAGATCCTGGCCATCGTCGGCCCCGCCTGA
- a CDS encoding polyribonucleotide nucleotidyltransferase — protein sequence MNEGPIISAVETVLDNGKFGKRTIKFETGLLARQAAGAVTAYLDDETMLLSATTAGKHPKDHFDFFPLTIDVEERMYAVGQIPGSFFRSEGRPGEDAILTCRLIDRPLRPTFKKGLRNEVQVVITVMALDPNMPYDVLAINAASLSTQLSGLPFSGPVGGVRVALIEDQWVAFPTHAQLDTAVFDMVVAGRVTETGDVAIMMVEAEAPEGTIALVEGGAQAPTEEVVAGGLDAAKPFIKQLVEAQAELAKEASKPLQEFPVFLDYEDDVYAAVEAAAKTQTAEAMTIGDKQERELKTDEIKAGLLEQLAGQFEGREKEIGAAYRSLTKNLVRERVLRDKIRIDGRGLADIRPLHAEVGVIPRVHGSALFERGETQILGVTTLNMLKLEQQLDTLSPEKYRRYMHKYVFPPFSTGETGRVGSPKRREVGHGALARRAILPVLPTREEFPYAIRQLSEAMGSNGSTSMGSVCASTLSLLQAGVPLKAAVAGIAMGLISGEVDGKTEYVALTDILGAEDAFGDMDFKVAGTREFVTALQLDTKLDGLPAEVLASALNQARDARIAILDVMAEAIDTPEEMSLHAPRIITIKVPVDKIGEVIGPKGKIINQIQDDTGATLSIEDDGTVYIGATNGEAAQAAKDAVNAIANPTMPEVGERYLGTVVKTTAFGAFISLMPGKDGLLHISKLRSLAGGKRVDAVEDVVSVGQKIQVQIGEIDDRGKLSLIPVVEEGSQESADAEPAEATDAE from the coding sequence TTGAACGAGGGACCCATCATTTCCGCCGTCGAGACCGTTCTCGACAACGGCAAGTTCGGCAAGCGCACCATCAAGTTCGAGACCGGCCTGCTGGCCCGTCAGGCAGCCGGTGCAGTCACCGCCTACCTCGACGACGAGACCATGCTCCTGTCGGCCACGACCGCCGGCAAGCACCCCAAGGACCACTTCGACTTCTTCCCGCTCACGATCGACGTCGAGGAGCGGATGTATGCCGTGGGCCAGATCCCCGGCTCCTTCTTCCGCTCCGAGGGTCGTCCGGGCGAGGACGCGATCCTCACCTGCCGCCTGATCGACCGGCCGCTGCGCCCGACCTTCAAGAAGGGCCTGCGCAACGAGGTCCAGGTCGTCATCACGGTGATGGCACTCGACCCCAACATGCCCTACGACGTGCTGGCGATCAACGCCGCGTCGCTGTCGACCCAGCTCTCCGGCCTGCCGTTCTCCGGCCCCGTCGGCGGCGTCCGCGTGGCCCTGATCGAGGACCAGTGGGTCGCATTCCCCACACACGCCCAGCTCGACACCGCCGTCTTCGACATGGTCGTCGCCGGTCGGGTCACCGAGACCGGTGACGTCGCCATCATGATGGTCGAGGCCGAGGCCCCCGAGGGCACGATCGCGCTCGTCGAGGGTGGCGCGCAGGCGCCCACCGAAGAGGTCGTGGCCGGTGGCCTCGACGCCGCCAAGCCCTTCATCAAGCAGCTCGTCGAGGCACAGGCCGAGCTCGCCAAGGAAGCCTCGAAGCCGCTGCAGGAGTTCCCGGTCTTCCTCGACTACGAGGACGACGTCTACGCCGCGGTCGAGGCCGCAGCCAAGACCCAGACCGCCGAGGCGATGACCATCGGCGACAAGCAGGAGCGCGAGCTCAAGACCGACGAGATCAAGGCCGGGCTGCTCGAACAGCTCGCCGGGCAGTTCGAGGGTCGCGAGAAGGAGATCGGCGCGGCCTACCGCTCGCTGACCAAGAACCTCGTGCGCGAGCGCGTCCTGCGCGACAAGATCCGCATCGACGGTCGCGGCCTGGCCGACATCCGGCCGCTGCACGCCGAGGTCGGCGTGATCCCGCGGGTCCACGGCTCCGCCCTGTTCGAGCGTGGCGAGACCCAGATCCTGGGCGTCACCACCCTCAACATGCTCAAGCTCGAGCAGCAGCTCGACACCCTGAGCCCGGAGAAGTACCGCCGCTACATGCACAAGTACGTCTTCCCGCCGTTCTCGACCGGTGAGACGGGGCGCGTGGGCTCGCCCAAGCGTCGCGAGGTCGGCCACGGTGCGCTCGCGCGCCGCGCCATCCTGCCGGTGCTCCCCACCCGCGAGGAGTTCCCCTACGCCATCCGGCAGCTGTCCGAGGCCATGGGCTCCAACGGCTCGACGTCGATGGGCTCGGTCTGTGCCTCGACGCTCTCGCTGCTGCAGGCCGGTGTGCCCCTCAAGGCCGCCGTTGCTGGCATCGCGATGGGTCTGATCTCCGGTGAGGTCGACGGCAAGACCGAATACGTCGCCCTGACCGACATCCTCGGCGCCGAGGACGCCTTCGGCGACATGGACTTCAAGGTCGCCGGAACGCGCGAGTTCGTCACGGCGCTGCAGCTCGACACCAAGCTCGACGGCCTCCCGGCCGAGGTGCTCGCGTCGGCGCTCAACCAGGCGCGCGACGCTCGCATCGCGATCCTCGACGTGATGGCCGAGGCCATCGACACGCCCGAGGAGATGTCGCTGCACGCGCCGCGGATCATCACGATCAAGGTGCCCGTCGACAAGATCGGTGAGGTCATCGGCCCGAAGGGCAAGATCATCAACCAGATCCAGGACGACACGGGCGCGACGCTCTCGATCGAGGACGACGGCACGGTCTACATCGGTGCGACCAACGGGGAGGCGGCCCAGGCCGCCAAGGACGCGGTCAACGCCATCGCCAACCCGACGATGCCCGAGGTCGGCGAGCGCTACCTCGGCACGGTCGTCAAGACCACTGCCTTCGGTGCCTTCATCTCGCTCATGCCCGGCAAGGACGGCCTGCTGCACATCAGCAAGCTCCGCTCCCTGGCCGGCGGCAAGCGCGTCGACGCCGTCGAGGACGTCGTCTCCGTGGGCCAGAAGATCCAGGTCCAGATCGGCGAGATCGACGACCGCGGCAAGCTGTCGCTGATCCCGGTCGTGGAGGAGGGCTCGCAGGAGTCCGCCGACGCGGAGCCGGCCGAGGCGACTGACGCCGAGTGA
- the rpsO gene encoding 30S ribosomal protein S15 yields the protein MSIGTDAETKKKIIAEYATTEGDTGSPEVQIALLSFRIAHLTDHLKTHKHDHHSRRGLLLLVGQRRRLLNYLQKTEIERYRSIVERLGLRR from the coding sequence ATGTCGATCGGTACCGACGCGGAGACCAAGAAGAAGATCATCGCCGAATACGCCACGACCGAGGGTGACACCGGCTCGCCCGAGGTGCAGATCGCGCTGCTGAGCTTCCGCATCGCCCACCTCACCGACCACCTGAAGACGCACAAGCACGACCACCACAGCCGTCGTGGCCTGCTGCTCCTCGTGGGCCAGCGCCGTCGTCTGCTCAACTACCTGCAGAAGACCGAGATCGAGCGCTACCGCTCCATCGTCGAGCGCCTTGGTCTGCGTCGCTGA
- a CDS encoding DUF6458 family protein, giving the protein MGYGGPIGLIVLGLILTLALRTQSIGPLDVWMLGLILAGAGLVWLLLVVMQQNTKRRATTTATTTNADGRQAQTQRTTEQDPPPPAV; this is encoded by the coding sequence ATGGGTTACGGAGGACCGATCGGCCTCATCGTCTTGGGCCTGATCCTGACGCTCGCCCTGCGGACGCAGTCAATTGGACCGCTCGACGTGTGGATGCTGGGCCTGATCCTCGCTGGTGCCGGGCTCGTGTGGCTGCTGCTCGTGGTCATGCAGCAGAACACCAAGCGGCGCGCCACCACCACGGCGACGACCACCAACGCCGACGGGCGCCAGGCCCAGACGCAGCGGACCACCGAGCAGGACCCGCCGCCGCCGGCCGTCTGA
- a CDS encoding PadR family transcriptional regulator: MDNTQLLKGVLDLAVLAVVDDEDGYGYDVVRRLRAGGLDEVGDASVYGTLRRLYAAGSLTSYVVPSESGPHRKYYGITPTGRAQLKTQRDEWNHFSTTVTNLLQGART; the protein is encoded by the coding sequence ATGGACAACACCCAGCTCCTCAAGGGAGTGCTCGACCTCGCGGTGCTCGCGGTGGTCGACGACGAGGACGGCTACGGCTATGACGTCGTACGCCGACTGCGGGCGGGCGGCCTCGACGAGGTCGGCGACGCGTCGGTCTACGGCACGCTCCGGCGGCTGTATGCCGCGGGGTCGCTGACCTCCTACGTCGTGCCTTCCGAGAGCGGCCCGCACCGCAAGTACTACGGCATCACCCCCACCGGCCGCGCACAGCTGAAGACGCAGCGCGACGAGTGGAACCACTTCTCCACCACCGTCACCAACCTGCTGCAGGGGGCACGCACATGA